The following coding sequences lie in one Lemur catta isolate mLemCat1 chromosome 11, mLemCat1.pri, whole genome shotgun sequence genomic window:
- the TMUB1 gene encoding transmembrane and ubiquitin-like domain-containing protein 1 — protein sequence MTLIEGVGDEVTILFSVLACLLVLALAWVSTHTAEGADPLPQPSGTPTSAQSSEAMAATDNIRGEAPGAETPSLRHRGQAAQPEPSPGVRATPPPPDSPQEPLVLRLKFLNDSEQVARVWPQDTIGSLKRTQFPGREQQVRLIYQGQLLGDDTQTLGSLHLPPNCVLHCHVSTRVGPPHPPCPPGSEPGSSGLEVGSLLLPLLLLLLLLLWYCQIQYRPFFPLTATLGLAGFTLLLSLLAFAMYRP from the exons ATGACCCTGATTGAAGGGGTGGGTGATGAGGTGACCATCCTTTTCTCGGTGCTTGCCTGCCTTCTGGTGCTGGCCCTTGCCTGGGTCTCAACACACACTGCTGAGGGTGCGGAcccactgccccagccctcaGGGACCCCAACGTCAGCACAGTCCAGCGAAGCCATGGCAGCTACCGACAACATCAGAGGAGAGGCCCCAGGGGCTGAGACCCCCAGCCTGAGACACAGAGGTCAAGCTGCACAGCCAGAGCCTAGCCCAGGGGTCAGAGCAACACCGCCACCCCCGGACTCCCCACAGGAGCCCCTAGTGCTCCGGCTGAAATTCCTCAATGATTCAGAGCAGGTGGCCAGAGTCTGGCCCCAGGACACCATTGGCTCTTTGAAAAG GACCCAGTTTCCAGGCCGGGAACAGCAGGTACGACTCATCTACCAAGGGCAGCTGCTAGGAGACGACACCCAGACCCTGGGCAGCCTTCACCTCCCTCCCAACTGTGTTCTCCACTGCCACGTGTCCACGAGGGTCGGGCCCCCacatcccccctgccccccgggctCAGAGCCAGGATCCTCCGGGCTGGAAGTAGgcagcctcctcctgcccctgctgctgctgctgctgctgcttctgtggTACTGCCAGATCCAGTACCGGCCCTTCTTCCCCCTGACGGCCACTCTGGGCCTGGCCGGCTTCACCCTGCTCCTCAGTCTGCTGGCCTTTGCCATGTACCGCCCGTAG
- the FASTK gene encoding fas-activated serine/threonine kinase isoform X1, translated as MRRPQGEPGTRAPRPTEGATCAGPGESWSPSPNSMLRVLLSAQASPARLSGLLLIPPVHPCCLGPSKWGDRPLGGCPNAGPVQGLQRLLEQARSPGELLRWLGQNPTKVRAHHYPVALRRLGQLLGSQPRPPPVEQATLQDLSQLIIRNCPSFDIHTIHVCLHLAVLLGFTSDGPLVCALEQEQRRRFHLPPKPPPPLQPVLRGGQGLEAALSCPRFLRYPRQQLISSLAEARPEELTPHVMVLLAQHLARHRLREPQLLEAIAHFLVVQEAQLNSKVVQKLVLPFGRLNYLPLEQQFMPCLERILAREAGVAPLATVNILMSLCQLRCLPFRALHFVFSPGFINHVSGTPHALIVRRYLSLLDTAVELELPGYRGPRLPRRQQVPIFPQPLITDRARSKYSHKDIVAEGLRQLLGEEKYRQDLTVPPGYCTDFLLCVSSSGAVLPVRTQDPFLPYPPRSCPQSRAASNSTTHNPAQRVVLMLRERWHFCRDGRVLLGSRALRERHLGLMGYQLLPLPFEELESQRGLPQLKSYLRQKLQALGLRWGPEGG; from the exons ATGAGGAGGCCGCAGGGGGAGCCCGGCACCCGGGCCCCGAGACCAACTGAGGGAGCGACCTGCGCGGGGCCTGGGGAGTCAT GGTCTCCATCACCCAACTCCATGCTTCGAGTCCTGCTCTCTGCCCAAGCCTCCCCAGCCCGGCTGTCTGGCTTGCTGCTGATTCCGCCAGTACACCCCTGTTGTTTGGGGCCTAGCAAGTGGGGGGACCGGCCTCTTGGAGGATGCCCCAATGCAGGCCCTGTGCAAGGGCTGCAGCGGCTTCTGGAACAGGCAAGGAGCCCTGGGGAGCTGCTGCGTTGGCTGGGCCAGAACCCCACTAAGGTGCGCGCCCACCACTACCCCGTGGCACTTCGTCGTCTGGGCCAGCTCTTGGGGTCTCAGCCGAGGCCCCCTCCTGTGGAGCAGGCCACACTACAGGACTTGAGTCAGCTCATCATCCGAAACTGCCCCTCCTTTGACATTCATACCATCCACGTGTGTCTGCACCTTGCAGTCTTACTCG GCTTTACATCAGATGGGCCCCTGGTGTGTGCCCTGGAGCAGGAGCAACGACGACGGTTCCACCTCCCTCCGAAGCCACCTCCCCCTTTGCAACCTGTCCTCCGTGGTGGGCAAGGGTTGGAAGCTGCTCTGAGCTGCCCCCGTTTCCTCCGGTATCCACGGCAGCAGCTGATCAGCAGCCTGGCAG AAGCAAGGCCAGAGGAACTAACTCCCCATGTGATGGTGCTCCTGGCCCAGCACCTGGCCCGGCACCGGTTGCGGGAGCCCCAGCTTCTGGAAGCCATTGCCCACTTCCTGGTGGTCCAGGAAGCCCAGCTCAACAGCAAG GTGGTACAGAAGTTGGTTCTGCCCTTTGGGCGACTGAACTACCTGCCTTTGGAACAGCAGTTTATGCCCTGCCTTGAGAGGATCCTGGCTCGGGAAGCAGGGGTGGCACCCCTGGCCACAGTCAACATCTTGATGTCACTGTGCCAGCTGCGGTGCCTGCCCTTCAGAGCCCTGCACTTTGTCTTTTCCCCGGGTTTCATCAACCATGTCAGTG GCACCCCTCACGCTCTGATTGTGCGTCGCTACCTCTCTCTGCTTGACACGGCTGTGGAGCTGGAGCTCCCAGGATACCGGGGTCCCCGCCTTCCCCGAAGGCAGCAAGTGCCCATCTTTCCCCAGCCACTCATCACCGACCGTGCCCGCTCCAAGTACAG TCACAAGGACATAGTAGCTGAGGGGCTGCGCCAGCTGCTGGGGGAGGAGAAATACCGCCAGGACCTGACCGTGCCTCCAGGCTACTGCACAG ACTTCCTGCTATGTGTCAGCAGTTCTGGTGCTGTGCTTCCCGTGAGGACCCAGGACCCCTTCCTGCCATACCCACCAAGGTCCTGCCCGCAGAGCCGTGCTGCCTCTAACTCCACTACCCACAACCCTGCCCAAAG GGTGGTGCTGATGCTGCGGGAACGCTGGCATTTCTGCCGTGATGGCAGGGTGCTGCTGGGCTCACGGGCCTTGAGGGAGCGGCACCTGGGCCTAATGGGCTACCAGCTCCTGCCG ctgcccttCGAGGAACTGGAGTCCCAAAGAGGCCTGCCCCAGCTCAAAAGCTACCTGAGGCAGAAGCTCCAGGCCTTGGGCCTCCGCTGGGGGCCTGAAGGAGGATGA
- the FASTK gene encoding fas-activated serine/threonine kinase isoform X2 has product MRRPQGEPGTRAPRPTEGATCAGPGESWSPSPNSMLRVLLSAQASPARLSGLLLIPPVHPCCLGPSKWGDRPLGGCPNAGPVQGLQRLLEQARSPGELLRWLGQNPTKVRAHHYPVALRRLGQLLGSQPRPPPVEQATLQDLSQLIIRNCPSFDIHTIHVCLHLAVLLGFTSDGPLVCALEQEQRRRFHLPPKPPPPLQPVLRGGQGLEAALSCPRFLRYPRQQLISSLAARPEELTPHVMVLLAQHLARHRLREPQLLEAIAHFLVVQEAQLNSKVVQKLVLPFGRLNYLPLEQQFMPCLERILAREAGVAPLATVNILMSLCQLRCLPFRALHFVFSPGFINHVSGTPHALIVRRYLSLLDTAVELELPGYRGPRLPRRQQVPIFPQPLITDRARSKYSHKDIVAEGLRQLLGEEKYRQDLTVPPGYCTDFLLCVSSSGAVLPVRTQDPFLPYPPRSCPQSRAASNSTTHNPAQRVVLMLRERWHFCRDGRVLLGSRALRERHLGLMGYQLLPLPFEELESQRGLPQLKSYLRQKLQALGLRWGPEGG; this is encoded by the exons ATGAGGAGGCCGCAGGGGGAGCCCGGCACCCGGGCCCCGAGACCAACTGAGGGAGCGACCTGCGCGGGGCCTGGGGAGTCAT GGTCTCCATCACCCAACTCCATGCTTCGAGTCCTGCTCTCTGCCCAAGCCTCCCCAGCCCGGCTGTCTGGCTTGCTGCTGATTCCGCCAGTACACCCCTGTTGTTTGGGGCCTAGCAAGTGGGGGGACCGGCCTCTTGGAGGATGCCCCAATGCAGGCCCTGTGCAAGGGCTGCAGCGGCTTCTGGAACAGGCAAGGAGCCCTGGGGAGCTGCTGCGTTGGCTGGGCCAGAACCCCACTAAGGTGCGCGCCCACCACTACCCCGTGGCACTTCGTCGTCTGGGCCAGCTCTTGGGGTCTCAGCCGAGGCCCCCTCCTGTGGAGCAGGCCACACTACAGGACTTGAGTCAGCTCATCATCCGAAACTGCCCCTCCTTTGACATTCATACCATCCACGTGTGTCTGCACCTTGCAGTCTTACTCG GCTTTACATCAGATGGGCCCCTGGTGTGTGCCCTGGAGCAGGAGCAACGACGACGGTTCCACCTCCCTCCGAAGCCACCTCCCCCTTTGCAACCTGTCCTCCGTGGTGGGCAAGGGTTGGAAGCTGCTCTGAGCTGCCCCCGTTTCCTCCGGTATCCACGGCAGCAGCTGATCAGCAGCCTGGCAG CAAGGCCAGAGGAACTAACTCCCCATGTGATGGTGCTCCTGGCCCAGCACCTGGCCCGGCACCGGTTGCGGGAGCCCCAGCTTCTGGAAGCCATTGCCCACTTCCTGGTGGTCCAGGAAGCCCAGCTCAACAGCAAG GTGGTACAGAAGTTGGTTCTGCCCTTTGGGCGACTGAACTACCTGCCTTTGGAACAGCAGTTTATGCCCTGCCTTGAGAGGATCCTGGCTCGGGAAGCAGGGGTGGCACCCCTGGCCACAGTCAACATCTTGATGTCACTGTGCCAGCTGCGGTGCCTGCCCTTCAGAGCCCTGCACTTTGTCTTTTCCCCGGGTTTCATCAACCATGTCAGTG GCACCCCTCACGCTCTGATTGTGCGTCGCTACCTCTCTCTGCTTGACACGGCTGTGGAGCTGGAGCTCCCAGGATACCGGGGTCCCCGCCTTCCCCGAAGGCAGCAAGTGCCCATCTTTCCCCAGCCACTCATCACCGACCGTGCCCGCTCCAAGTACAG TCACAAGGACATAGTAGCTGAGGGGCTGCGCCAGCTGCTGGGGGAGGAGAAATACCGCCAGGACCTGACCGTGCCTCCAGGCTACTGCACAG ACTTCCTGCTATGTGTCAGCAGTTCTGGTGCTGTGCTTCCCGTGAGGACCCAGGACCCCTTCCTGCCATACCCACCAAGGTCCTGCCCGCAGAGCCGTGCTGCCTCTAACTCCACTACCCACAACCCTGCCCAAAG GGTGGTGCTGATGCTGCGGGAACGCTGGCATTTCTGCCGTGATGGCAGGGTGCTGCTGGGCTCACGGGCCTTGAGGGAGCGGCACCTGGGCCTAATGGGCTACCAGCTCCTGCCG ctgcccttCGAGGAACTGGAGTCCCAAAGAGGCCTGCCCCAGCTCAAAAGCTACCTGAGGCAGAAGCTCCAGGCCTTGGGCCTCCGCTGGGGGCCTGAAGGAGGATGA